GTATCTCTTTTCCCTTCGGCGAAGAGATTATGGACTCCAGGGAGGGTTTTGTTCTATTCAACACTAACTTTTTCCATCTCTTCGTCCGGAATGTCAAAATTGGCGTAGACGTGTTGGACGTCTTCCGAATCTTCCAGGCTTTCCATCAAACGAAGCATCTGCTGGGCTTCTTTGCCGGTCAGCCGTACCGTGGATTGAGGGAGCATGCTGATTTCGGCATACGTAGGGATAAGTTTGGCCTTCTCCAATAATTGCTTCTTCACCCGTTCAAAGTCGGCTGGTTCTGTAATCACCTCATGTTCTTTATCTGTTTCCTGAACATCTTGGGCTCCCGCTTCCAGAGCCAGGTCCATCAGTTTCTCTTCATCTACCTTATCTTTTTCGAAAACGATCAACCCTTTCTTATCAAACATCCAGGAAACACATCCGGCTTCTCCCAGATTTCCCGCGTTCTTGGAAAAAATATGCCGAATGTCCGCCACCGTCCGTTTGCGGTTATCGGATAGGATTTCCACCAGTACCGCTACTCCTCCG
This sequence is a window from Deltaproteobacteria bacterium. Protein-coding genes within it:
- a CDS encoding YebC/PmpR family DNA-binding transcriptional regulator — protein: MSGHSKWSTIKHKKGAADARRGKIFTKIIKEITIAARMGGGDQTGNPRLRSAILAAKAENMPKENIERAIKKGTGELPGVSYEEATFEGYGPGGVAVLVEILSDNRKRTVADIRHIFSKNAGNLGEAGCVSWMFDKKGLIVFEKDKVDEEKLMDLALEAGAQDVQETDKEHEVITEPADFERVKKQLLEKAKLIPTYAEISMLPQSTVRLTGKEAQQMLRLMESLEDSEDVQHVYANFDIPDEEMEKVSVE